The following coding sequences lie in one Clostridia bacterium genomic window:
- a CDS encoding hydrogenase maturation nickel metallochaperone HypA, with amino-acid sequence MGRGMHEFALVQEMLSLLEPVVREHRLRKVTGITLRLGVLANVVPEALEMAFLALTQGTPYEGAALKWETVPVVAACQACGARYTATTLSLTCPECHGTDVRVLDGTQVAVASLEGEGYDDCGSE; translated from the coding sequence GTGGGACGCGGCATGCATGAATTCGCTTTGGTGCAAGAGATGCTTTCCCTGCTGGAGCCGGTGGTCCGGGAGCACCGGCTCAGAAAGGTGACAGGGATTACCCTGCGGTTGGGGGTTTTAGCGAACGTGGTGCCGGAAGCCCTGGAAATGGCTTTCCTGGCCCTAACCCAGGGTACCCCCTATGAGGGAGCGGCCTTGAAGTGGGAAACAGTACCTGTTGTGGCCGCATGCCAGGCATGTGGGGCCAGGTATACTGCCACCACATTGTCTTTGACTTGCCCAGAGTGCCATGGGACGGATGTCAGGGTTTTGGACGGCACCCAGGTAGCGGTGGCCAGTCTCGAGGGGGAGGGATACGATGATTGTGGAAGTGAATAA